A window of Littorina saxatilis isolate snail1 linkage group LG7, US_GU_Lsax_2.0, whole genome shotgun sequence contains these coding sequences:
- the LOC138970210 gene encoding uncharacterized protein encodes MCYRGHYIFETVRPRVVYEAARCLANTPLFREHGVTTLTDDWLQEHPLVEEPFVVDPADRCADIDRVEQDNQPVAARETSPTPAANENDPNAEKPQEEEEWDETVNDDPVNPGVDETLLDCDEAIRFAPGEGQRPLSVVLDADCEELSFPTIYAGHRRGQPESVSYAEIAKSEARRYDRRATKVPKLFFSYKKMEMIRIASSVQTCLRKKTQDRSYTARDILEHGAVENMVSTDQGFHVLRPVRGSPPFWEEKKKELLAMVRQLGCPTFFFTVSAAETKWKELLAILFRIEMNDDPEPEEIEQWTFLEKAELIRDDPVTCARYFDHRFRALFNTVMRSADGPLGEITDFFYRVEFQHRGSPHIHGLLWIKDAPVYDPEKEDGESEVTSFIDRHITCHVPQENEPLHEEVKLQQHKHSHTCLKQSGKEKICRFKIPKFPMSETRILAPLTLDEVSDKEKERLRKLAQSVKDRLKDLPKHTTITHAQFLQELGCTEDDYLLCIRTTLKRAELFLKRGLGETRSNAYNPDILALWRANMDIQFVLDPYACVMYIINYVGKSQRGMSALLRNAVADVRKGNGSVREKLRAVANCFLNSSEISAQETCYYLLRMPVSQASRACVFINTSRPEKRVRMLKAQQILKEMNPESTDVMSPGLLDKYVSRPESMDGVSLAEFVADYNINSKDPVDDQPHDDEEHRADRDVNTDQRVKLNNGHGFVTKRRWSKVIRYCNFNKLKDEDDYYREQLMLFHPWRNEEQDLISINRETKFKTHEDSISRVRCKYVSTCDTAVREALDQQDAGGADDEVIEEVVPTADLDAEEMGPEEEDFQAMEDEQGRQVDAMEQVRQPARREDADRFLAPGRIPEDEFEQLLSTLNKTQIVGDLNQLPPVGDSFPFASPRARDAYAELVGPVLWEKFRLLELTEIMRQRNDLLFARALGNLVKGKLTEEEKNLLKSRQVQPEDVPEDVLHLFQTNEAVDKFNEDALRKLDTQGATFHALDTCQGDASESMKQKFKEYVSSLRTNETYGLPYKLTLKVSGRYMMTNNVDTADGLVNGATGRLRLIQLSKSGTERKPVRVWIEFDDHDVGRTMRGNNKRAAKNLNVSNTWTPVDYVCRVARRKQGGGNLQILRKQFPLVPAMAITIHKSQGDTYSRVAVHLTRSMKRASLYVACSRAKTAEGLYLVGELHPPSEPSATDKVVLEMARLRKHRPIIPCIQFLDEHDGPELKIGFHNVQSLPKHHMTMCGDASLMTADILCFVETRVLIPGGVQFSGFDCVFERSCSPYGTAVYVKSGVQCSVVVDTLVKNQGHVEVTTVSVEKEHKQTLVTAVYKSPRTPRGVLQQVLTETLDSLPSTVRHVCLGDFNVDRKKPEGDSLTTFMLSKTLHPLLPPDCSTTNQGTQIDQCFTNIPTASAGTVYLYVSQAPEEIL; translated from the exons ATGTGCTATCGGGGACACTACATTTTCGAGACAGTACGACCACGTGTTGTTTACGAAGCTGCTCGGTGTCTGGCTAACACACCACTCTTCCGAGAACATGGAGTGACCACTCTGACAGATGATTGGCTTCAAGAGCATCCGTTAGTTGAAGAGCCGTTTGTTGTAGACCCGGCCGACAGATGTGCGGATATTGACAGAGTCGAGCAGGATAACCAGCCTGTTGCAGCAAGAGAAACGTCACCTACGCCCGCTGCAAACGAAAATGATCCAAATGCTGAGAAACcgcaggaagaagaagaatgggaCGAGACCGTGAACGATGACCCGGTCAACCCAGGGGTGGATGAAACCTTGCTTGATTGCGATGAGGCAATACGGTTTGCCCctggagagggacagagacctCTTTCAGTGGTGTTAGATGCAGATTGTGAGGAACTGTCTTTCCCCACAATTTACGCCGGTCACAGAAGGGGGCAGCCAGAATCAGTATCTTACGCCGAAATTGCAAAGTCCGAAGCGCGTCGGTATGACAGACGAGCGACAAAAGTTCCGAAacttttcttttcatacaagAAAATGGAGATGATTCGAATTGCGAGCTCCGTCCAAACGTGTCTTAGGAAGAAAACTCAGGACAGGTCTTACACTGCTCGCGATATTCTCGAACACGGAGCCGTTGAGAATATGGTGAGCACTGACCAAGGCTTCCATGTTCTCAGACCGGTCAGAGGTTCTCCCCCGTTCTGggaggaaaagaagaaagaactcCTGGCCATGGTTCGGCAGCTTGGTTGCCCAACATTTTTCTTCACTGTGTCTGCTGCTGAGACTAAGTGGAAAGAATTGTTGGCCATCCTCTTCCGAATCGAGATGAACGATGACCCTGAGCCAGAAGAAATCGAACAGTGGACTTTCCTAGAGAAAGCTGAACTCATTCGTGATGATCCTGTCACGTGTGCGCGATACTTTGACCACAGGTTCCGTGCTCTATTCAACACTGTCATGAGATCAGCTGATGGACCTCTCGGGGAAATTACTGATTTCTTCTACCGTGTTGAGTTTCAGCACCGAGGCTCGCCGCATATCCATGGTCTTCTCTGGATCAAAGATGCGCCTGTGTATGACCCAGAGAAGGAAGACGGTGAAAGTGAAGTGACGAGTTTCATTGACCGACACATCACTTGTCACGTGCCCCAGGAAAATGAACCGTTGCATGAAGAAGTTAAGCTTCAGCAGCACAAACACAGCCACACCTGCTTGAAGCAGTCTGGCAAAGAAAAAATATGCAGGTTCAAGATTCCGAAATTCCCCATGTCTGAAACTAGGATTCTAGCTCCTCTGACACTAGATGAGGTTTCTGACAAGGAGAAAGAACGGTTGAGAAAACTTGCACAGTCAGTGAAAGATCGTTTGAAAGACCTACCAAAGCACACGACCATTACCCATGCTCAGTTTCTGCAGGAGCTTGGATGCACAGAAGATGATTATCTCCTGTGTATCCGAACAACTCTGAAACGAGCAGAGTTGTTCTTGAAAAGAGGGTTGGGAGAAACAAGGAGCAATGCTTACAACCCGGACATACTGGCCTTGTGGAGAGCAAACATGGACATCCAGTTTGTTCTTGACCCCTACGCATGTGTAATGTACATCATAAACTATGTTGGCAAATCACAGCGTGGTATGTCAGCTCTCCTGCGCAACGCAGTGGCTGACGTGAGAAAGGGAAACGGCAGTGTCCGGGAAAAGCTTCGTGCTGTCGCCAACTGTTTCCTGAACAGCAGTGAAATATCTGCTCAGGAAACATGTTACTATCTCCTACGTATGCCCGTCAGTCAGGCTAGCCGTGCGTGTGTCTTTATCAATACTAGCCGTCCGGAAAAGCGAGTTCGTATGTTGAAAGCCCAGCAGATTCTGAAAGAAATGAACCCTGAGAGCACTGACGTGATGAGTCCTGGACTCCTTGACAAGTACGTCTCTCGCCCTGAGAGTATGGACGGCGTGTCGTTGGCGGAGTTTGTGGCTGATTACAACATCAACAGCAAAGACCCCGTTGATGATCAACCGCATGACGACGAAGAGCACAGAGCGGACCGTGATGTGAACACAGACCAGCGCGTGAAGCTCAACAATGGACATGGATTTGTCACGAAGCGCCGGTGGTCAAAAGTCATCCGTTACTGCAACTTCAACAAGCTGAAGGATGAAGATGACTACTACAGAGAGCAACTGATGCTTTTCCATCCCTGGCGAAACGAAGAGCAGGATCTGATCAGCATCAACCGTGAAACCAAGTTCAAAACCCACGAAGACTCCATCAGTCGAGTACGCTGCAAGTATGTATCCACCTGTGACACAGCTGTGCGTGAGGCGTTAGACCAACAGGACGCTGGAGGTGCAGATGATGAAGTCATCGAGGAGGTCGTTCCCACAGCAGATCTTGACGCGGAAGAGATGGGACCGGAAGAGGAAGACTTCCAGGCCATGGAGGACGAACAGGGACGGCAGGTTGATGCCATGGAGCAAGTGAGGCAACCCGCTCGACGAGAAGATGCCGATCGTTTCCTAGCGCCAGGTCGTATCCCTGAAGACGAGTTTGAACAGCTGCTGTCGACcctaaacaaaactcaaa TCGTCGGGGACTTGAATCAGCTGCCGCCTGTGGGAGACAGTTTTCCTTTTGCAAGTCCACGTGCGAGGGATGCGTACGCCGAGCTGGTTGGTCCAGTTTTGTGGGAAAAGTTTAGGCTGTTGGAGCTCACGGAAATCATGAGGCAGCGGAACGACCTTCTTTTTGCAAGAGCACTTGGAAATCTCGTAAAGGGCAAACTGACAGAAGAGGAGAAGAATCTGTTGAAAAGCCGGCAGGTTCAGCCAGAGGACGTTCCAGAAGACGTGCTTCACTTGTTCCAGACCAACGAAGCAGTGGACAAGTTTAACGAAGACGCTCTCAGGAAGCTGGATACCCAGGGAGCAACATTCCACGCTCTTGACACGTGCCAAGGCGACGCATCGGAATCCATGAAACAAAAGTTCAAGGAATACGTCAGCAGTCTACGAACCAATGAGACGTACGGCTTGCCCTATAAGCTAACACTGAAGGTGAGTGGCAGGTACATGATGACCAACAATGTCGATACTGCAGACGGTCTTGTCAATGGAGCCACTGGAAGACTTCGACTGATACAGTTGTCAAAGTCTGGTACTGAACGGAAACCTGTCAGAGTGTGGATTGAATTTGACGATCATGATGTTGGGCGGACAATGCGAGGAAACAACAAACGGGCGGCAAAGAATCTGAATGTTTCGAACACGTGGACACCTGTAGACTATGTCTGTCGTGTGGCCCGACGCAAACAAGGTGGAGGAAACCTGCagattctgagaaaacagttTCCTCTTGTACCGGCGATGGCCATCACGATTCACAAGAGCCAGGGTGACACGTACTCTCGTGTTGCCGTTCACCTCACTCGCAGCATGAAACGAGCATCGCTGTACGTGGCCTGTAGCAGGGCAAAGACTGCCGAAGGCCTGTACCTCGTTGGTGAACTCCACCCGCCCAGCGAGCCAAGTGCAACAGACAAGGTCGTGTTGGAAATGGCCAGACTCCGCAAGCATCGTCCGATTATTCCATGCATACAGTTCCTTGACGAACACGATGGGCCGGAGCTGAAAATTGGTTTTCATAACGTGCAGTCGTTGCCAAAACACCACATGACAATGTGCGGCGATGCAAGCCTCATGACAGCAGATATCCTTTGCTTTGTTGAGACACGGGTTTTGATCCCAGGCGGTGTTCAGTTTTCTGGATTTGATTGTGTCTTTGAACGCTCATGCTCTCCGTATGGCACTGCCGTGTATGTTAAATCTGGGGTTCAGTGTTCAGTGGTGGTTGATACCCTAGTAAAGAACCAAGGTCATGTTGAAGTCACCACTGTCTCCGTTGAGAAGGAACATAAACAGACCCTCGTGACCGCGGTGTATAAATCACCGCGGACTCCAAGGGGAGTACTGCAACAGGTTCTGACTGAAACGCTCGACAGCCTGCCCTCCACTGTTCGCCATGTGTGCCTCGGAGACTTTAACGTTGACAGAAAGAAACCTGAAGGTGACTCACTGACGACGTTCATGCTTAGCAAGACGCTTCATCCCCTGCTGCCACCTGACTGTTCCACCACCAATCAGGGAACACAAATAGACCAGTGTTTCACGAACATACCAACAGCCAGTGCTGGTACAG TGTACCTGTACGTTTCCCAAGCGCCAGAGGAGATACTCTGA